The following coding sequences are from one Mytilus trossulus isolate FHL-02 chromosome 8, PNRI_Mtr1.1.1.hap1, whole genome shotgun sequence window:
- the LOC134680676 gene encoding uncharacterized protein LOC134680676 isoform X2: protein MLRGSTYSSPLSQFLRHSREVVEDMEQPLDLSQRESAMEKKVLNIDMEEPICQYTNCSCPLKHILSLDSNDAQNNAGFRPRCETVSSGEYPRGQFQKRLQEQSDSVQDHFHPKRRKIEQYKQNISRSSSDTNLYGYGGPTDPFRSFTNYSGEDMSQRKSPEHKYQPYWKSSQTYTATNTYPSSDSIDSTPGSDVKVIPKHAERLPKKRSHARNLSYDNSFLLHSGHDIKSSRTPSPQSMSNDAEMSQGAVIEDVKPPMDHIILPELNSGPKVHGEELRASILKELRAEKDDEDVDEFRKRFFGSLFSRAKSSTNKGKSSALDILISDKCKDDMDFRPRNSHIDQILRGEKQGKLCLMDIVELQVEIGLA, encoded by the exons ATGTTAAGGG GTTCCACATACAGCAGTCCATTGTCCCAGTTTCTCCGCCATTCACGAGAGGTCGTGGAGGATATGGAACAGCCCCTCGACTTAAGTCAACGAGAATCTgcaatggaaaaaaaagttttaaatatagaCATGGAAGAGCCAATCTGCCAATACACAAACTGTTCTTGTCCTCTTAAACATATATTGTCATTGGATTCAAATGACGCCCAGAATAACGCAGGTTTCAGGCCTCGTTGTGAAACGGTTAGCTCGGGTGAATATCCACGTGGTCAGTTTCAGAAGCGATTACAAGAACAAAGTGACAGTGTTCAAGACCATTTTCATCCTAAACGGAGAAAGATAGAACAATATAAACAGAATATATCGCGGTCGTCGTCTGACACAAATCTCTATGGTTACGGTGGACCAACTGACCCTTTTAGGTCTTTCACAAACTATTCCGGTGAAGATATGAGTCAAAGAAAATCACCCGAACATAAATATCAGCCATATTGGAAATCTAGTCAAACTTACACAGCCACAAATACATATCCATCTAGTGATTCTATAGATTCTACTCCTGGTTCAGACGTGAAAGTTATACCCAAACACGCTGAACGACTTCCAAAGAAGAGATCTCACGCTCGAAATCTGTCCTATGATAACTCATTTCTTCTGCATTCAGGTCATGATATTAAATCGTCTCGTACACCAAGTCCTCAATCGATGTCTAATGATGCGGAAATGTCTCAGGGAGCAGTCATAGAAGATGTCAAACCTCCAATGGATCATATCATTTTACCGGAACTTAATTCCGGTCCAAAAGTCCACGGAGAAGAGCTTCGAGCGTCTATATTAAAGGAATTACGTGCCGAGAAAGACGACGAAGATGTCGATGAATTTAGGAAGAGATTTTTTGGATCTCTATTCTCGCGTGCCAAATCGTCaacaaacaaaggtaaatcGAGTGCTTTGGATATATTGATATCGGATAAATGTAAAGACGATATGGACTTCAGACCTAGAAACTCTCACATCGACCAAATACTTCGTGGTGAAAAACAAGGAAAACTATGTCTGATGGATATAGTGGAACTTCAGGTTGAAATTGGACTAGCATGA
- the LOC134680676 gene encoding uncharacterized protein LOC134680676 isoform X3 encodes MEQPLDLSQRESAMEKKVLNIDMEEPICQYTNCSCPLKHILSLDSNDAQNNAGFRPRCETVSSGEYPRGQFQKRLQEQSDSVQDHFHPKRRKIEQYKQNISRSSSDTNLYGYGGPTDPFRSFTNYSGEDMSQRKSPEHKYQPYWKSSQTYTATNTYPSSDSIDSTPGSDVKVIPKHAERLPKKRSHARNLSYDNSFLLHSGHDIKSSRTPSPQSMSNDAEMSQGAVIEDVKPPMDHIILPELNSGPKVHGEELRASILKELRAEKDDEDVDEFRKRFFGSLFSRAKSSTNKGKSSALDILISDKCKDDMDFRPRNSHIDQILRGEKQGKLCLMDIVELQVEIGLA; translated from the coding sequence ATGGAACAGCCCCTCGACTTAAGTCAACGAGAATCTgcaatggaaaaaaaagttttaaatatagaCATGGAAGAGCCAATCTGCCAATACACAAACTGTTCTTGTCCTCTTAAACATATATTGTCATTGGATTCAAATGACGCCCAGAATAACGCAGGTTTCAGGCCTCGTTGTGAAACGGTTAGCTCGGGTGAATATCCACGTGGTCAGTTTCAGAAGCGATTACAAGAACAAAGTGACAGTGTTCAAGACCATTTTCATCCTAAACGGAGAAAGATAGAACAATATAAACAGAATATATCGCGGTCGTCGTCTGACACAAATCTCTATGGTTACGGTGGACCAACTGACCCTTTTAGGTCTTTCACAAACTATTCCGGTGAAGATATGAGTCAAAGAAAATCACCCGAACATAAATATCAGCCATATTGGAAATCTAGTCAAACTTACACAGCCACAAATACATATCCATCTAGTGATTCTATAGATTCTACTCCTGGTTCAGACGTGAAAGTTATACCCAAACACGCTGAACGACTTCCAAAGAAGAGATCTCACGCTCGAAATCTGTCCTATGATAACTCATTTCTTCTGCATTCAGGTCATGATATTAAATCGTCTCGTACACCAAGTCCTCAATCGATGTCTAATGATGCGGAAATGTCTCAGGGAGCAGTCATAGAAGATGTCAAACCTCCAATGGATCATATCATTTTACCGGAACTTAATTCCGGTCCAAAAGTCCACGGAGAAGAGCTTCGAGCGTCTATATTAAAGGAATTACGTGCCGAGAAAGACGACGAAGATGTCGATGAATTTAGGAAGAGATTTTTTGGATCTCTATTCTCGCGTGCCAAATCGTCaacaaacaaaggtaaatcGAGTGCTTTGGATATATTGATATCGGATAAATGTAAAGACGATATGGACTTCAGACCTAGAAACTCTCACATCGACCAAATACTTCGTGGTGAAAAACAAGGAAAACTATGTCTGATGGATATAGTGGAACTTCAGGTTGAAATTGGACTAGCATGA
- the LOC134680676 gene encoding uncharacterized protein LOC134680676 isoform X1 codes for MHFSNSDVNMDLNDQSRGSTYSSPLSQFLRHSREVVEDMEQPLDLSQRESAMEKKVLNIDMEEPICQYTNCSCPLKHILSLDSNDAQNNAGFRPRCETVSSGEYPRGQFQKRLQEQSDSVQDHFHPKRRKIEQYKQNISRSSSDTNLYGYGGPTDPFRSFTNYSGEDMSQRKSPEHKYQPYWKSSQTYTATNTYPSSDSIDSTPGSDVKVIPKHAERLPKKRSHARNLSYDNSFLLHSGHDIKSSRTPSPQSMSNDAEMSQGAVIEDVKPPMDHIILPELNSGPKVHGEELRASILKELRAEKDDEDVDEFRKRFFGSLFSRAKSSTNKGKSSALDILISDKCKDDMDFRPRNSHIDQILRGEKQGKLCLMDIVELQVEIGLA; via the exons ATGCATTTCTCTAATTCTGATGTTAATATGGACTTAAATGACCAGTCTAGAG GTTCCACATACAGCAGTCCATTGTCCCAGTTTCTCCGCCATTCACGAGAGGTCGTGGAGGATATGGAACAGCCCCTCGACTTAAGTCAACGAGAATCTgcaatggaaaaaaaagttttaaatatagaCATGGAAGAGCCAATCTGCCAATACACAAACTGTTCTTGTCCTCTTAAACATATATTGTCATTGGATTCAAATGACGCCCAGAATAACGCAGGTTTCAGGCCTCGTTGTGAAACGGTTAGCTCGGGTGAATATCCACGTGGTCAGTTTCAGAAGCGATTACAAGAACAAAGTGACAGTGTTCAAGACCATTTTCATCCTAAACGGAGAAAGATAGAACAATATAAACAGAATATATCGCGGTCGTCGTCTGACACAAATCTCTATGGTTACGGTGGACCAACTGACCCTTTTAGGTCTTTCACAAACTATTCCGGTGAAGATATGAGTCAAAGAAAATCACCCGAACATAAATATCAGCCATATTGGAAATCTAGTCAAACTTACACAGCCACAAATACATATCCATCTAGTGATTCTATAGATTCTACTCCTGGTTCAGACGTGAAAGTTATACCCAAACACGCTGAACGACTTCCAAAGAAGAGATCTCACGCTCGAAATCTGTCCTATGATAACTCATTTCTTCTGCATTCAGGTCATGATATTAAATCGTCTCGTACACCAAGTCCTCAATCGATGTCTAATGATGCGGAAATGTCTCAGGGAGCAGTCATAGAAGATGTCAAACCTCCAATGGATCATATCATTTTACCGGAACTTAATTCCGGTCCAAAAGTCCACGGAGAAGAGCTTCGAGCGTCTATATTAAAGGAATTACGTGCCGAGAAAGACGACGAAGATGTCGATGAATTTAGGAAGAGATTTTTTGGATCTCTATTCTCGCGTGCCAAATCGTCaacaaacaaaggtaaatcGAGTGCTTTGGATATATTGATATCGGATAAATGTAAAGACGATATGGACTTCAGACCTAGAAACTCTCACATCGACCAAATACTTCGTGGTGAAAAACAAGGAAAACTATGTCTGATGGATATAGTGGAACTTCAGGTTGAAATTGGACTAGCATGA